The genomic segment TATAAACTTAACCTTTAACAGAACCAGATAAAAGACCTTTTAAGAAATACTTACCAAGAACGATATAAACGATAAGAGTGGGTAAAGCAGCAACCAAAGCACCTGCCATTTGAACATTCCACTCAACGACTTGAGAACCAGCGAGATTAACAAGAGCGACGGTAATAGGTTGACGATCCGGATTAGAAGTAACAGTAACGGCGAACAAAAATTCATTCCAAATATTTGTAAATTGCCAAATAGCAGTAACAACGAAACCAGGAATAGAAATAGGTAAAATAATTTTAGAATAAGTTTTAGAAAAGCTAGCACCATCAATAGAAGCAGCTTCGATCAAAGAATCAGGAATTTCCTCATAATAATTTTTAAACATCAAAGTTGTGATAGGAATACCATAAATAACATGAATAATAATCAAAGCTGGAATAGTACCATAAAGGCCTATTTTTTGAAAAAATTGAATCAAAGGAAATAAAACAGACTGATAAGGTATAAACATACCAAACAATATTATAGCAAAAATAACGTTTGAAAACTTAAACTTCAATTTAGAAAAAGCGAACCCATTAATAGAACCAATAAAAGCTGAGATGATAGTAGCCGGAATAGTCAATAAAAAACTATTAAACAAATTAGGTCCAAGCTTAGAAAAAGCGACTTTAAAACCATCAAAAGAAATGTTATTTGGTAAGTTCCACATATCGGATATAGAGATTTCAGATAAAGGTTTAAAACTGGTGATAACAGTGACATAAAAAGGAACCAAAAAAATAATAGCGATAATAATTAAAATGATATAAGAAAAAACAGATGAAGTAGAATATTTTTTAGTCATAAAGAAGACTCCTTTCTAAAACTTGAGTATAGATAAGGAATGATTATTACAGCAACCATTAATAACATTATTATAGAAATAGCTGAACCCATTGCATATTTATTGGAACGAAAAGTGAGTTCA from the Oceanotoga teriensis genome contains:
- a CDS encoding carbohydrate ABC transporter permease produces the protein MTKKYSTSSVFSYIILIIIAIIFLVPFYVTVITSFKPLSEISISDMWNLPNNISFDGFKVAFSKLGPNLFNSFLLTIPATIISAFIGSINGFAFSKLKFKFSNVIFAIILFGMFIPYQSVLFPLIQFFQKIGLYGTIPALIIIHVIYGIPITTLMFKNYYEEIPDSLIEAASIDGASFSKTYSKIILPISIPGFVVTAIWQFTNIWNEFLFAVTVTSNPDRQPITVALVNLAGSQVVEWNVQMAGALVAALPTLIVYIVLGKYFLKGLLSGSVKG